A region of Dictyostelium discoideum AX4 chromosome 1 chromosome, whole genome shotgun sequence DNA encodes the following proteins:
- the lmpA gene encoding lysosomal integral membrane glycoprotein: MVKRGCCHRKMVNHKGCLVSGIFLAVIGAVLFILAFALLPHLINQTTQNAVIQAVIVDSTSSQRYNDWAGQQSIENYYQQYFYAWNLTNPNEFLNGSIPIFETVGPFNYKYEFNFSNVTFQDGGNLATYTQSKSFIYQSDMSPNDPNEIMITNINPAYLGLMFQLAPNAELLDNMPAENLLIALSGCGQMRLFLEYLSSDNFTNIVYFTQNPKLYQEQYLNILKSLNGDEQYFYQQWANATSIPQKGNGWYGMLVSSVNNNNESSNISILSAKLLFNSSNENSILNQEIGSTLWINALLGDKTSITVLTSELQLTVDQIDMILNWWLNDFSKVYTESYVNEICDIPDISMLGVCQFVTGNALNGRSISNYTFLTQPFDQGPIEIPLLYQSIGIDVKLSVSVQQAYKSLFNESDSNSILNLNGLVNFLTASKSFDTFKQYNVTLFDAIKIIGYATAELYEQYNKPTILGLYEKYGGLIVTRSMDDWLWNCQDGILDYLGVDQPCALQQNNTVNKPSTIFTGQQDLSMTNQIFEFQEQTFLTCWNGSVQVEGFTESGQFPPLQSDPPQTMTLFEENVIRPVQLELSGDSQVQGIDTKRYYLVNNSFPISTTFKTTIPGFANLTDIQNLPIYVSLWDMYEVPPQYSSNNLQGLNQTYQSAQVPLDLEPITGNALYYNLKLQINLAIPEFSNWFSSNSTFKNMKSNVFYPILKIGQTATPSQSNIDLLNSQFKLIKILGFVPVIVVSIIGGIILIAGISMFAFGFKKLRQQKQQGYQAIINNE; the protein is encoded by the exons aTGGTAAAAAGAGGGTGTTGCCATAGAAAAATGGTGAACCATAAAGGTTGTTTAGTATCTGGTATATTTTTAGCAGTTATAGGTGcagtattatttattttagcaTTTGCACTTTTACCACATCTAATAAATCAAACAACACAAAATGCAGTAATACAAGCTGTCATTGTAGACTCCACATCAAGTCAAAGATATAATGATTGGGCAGGAcaacaatcaattgaaaattattatcaacaataCTTTTATGCTTGGAATTTA acaaatccaaatgaatttttaaatggatCAATACCAATATTTGAAACGGTTGGAccatttaattataaatatgaatttaattttagtaatGTAACATTTCAAGATGGTGGTAATTTAGCAACTTATACACAAagtaaatcatttatttatcaatCAGATATGTCACCAAATGatccaaatgaaattatgattacaaatattaatcCAGCTTATTTGGGATTAATGTTTCAATTAGCACCAAATGCAGAGTTATTAGATAATATGCCAGCagagaatttattaatagCACTTAGTGGTTGTGGTCAAATGAGATTGTTTTTAGAATATTTGTCAAGTGATAACTTTACAAATATAGTTTATTTCACACAAAATCCAAAACTTTATCAAgaacaatatttaaatattttaaaatcattgaatGGTGATGAACAGTATTTCTACCAACAATGGGCAAATGCAACATCAATTCCACAAAAAGGTAATGGTTGGTATGGTATGTTGGTATCAtcagtaaataataataatgaatcatcaaatatttcaatattatctgCAAAGttgttatttaattcttcaaatgaaaattcaattttaaatcaagagATTGGTTCAACCCTATGGATCAATGCATTATTGGGTGATAAAACTTCAATAACCGTATTAACATCGGAATTGCAATTAACAGTGGATCAAATTgatatgattttaaattggtggttaaatgatttttcaaaagTTTATACAGAATCATATGTTAATGAAATTTGTGATATACCAGATATTTCAATGTTGGGAGTTTGTCAATTTGTTACTGGTAATGCTTTGAATGGTAGATCCATTTCAAATTATACATTTTTAACACAACCATTTGATCAAGGTCCAATTGAAATTCCATTGCTTTATCAATCGATTGGTATTGATGTAAAATTAAGTGTATCGGTACAACAGGCCTATAAAAGTTTATTCAATGAGTCTGATAGTAATTcaatattgaatttaaatggGTTAGTTAATTTCTTAACTGcttcaaaatcatttgataCTTTTAAACAATATAATGTAACATTATTCGATGctattaaaatcattggtTATGCCACTGCCGAACTCTATGAACAATATAATAAACCAACTATACTTGGACTTTATGAAAAATATGGTGGTTTGATTGTAACAAGATCAATGGATGATTGGTTATGGAATTGTCAAGATGGTATATTGGATTACTTGGGTGTTGATCAACCATGTGCACTCCAACAGAATAACACTGTCAATAAACCATCCACCATTTTCACAGGTCAACAAGATCTATCAATGACAAATCAAATCTTTGAATTCCAAGAGCAAACATTTTTAACATGTTGGAATGGATCTGTTCAAGTTGAAGGTTTCACAGAGTCTGGTCAATTCCCACCATTACAATCTGATCCACCTCAAACTATGACTCTATTCGAAGAGAATGTAATTAGACCAGTTCAATTGGAATTAAGTGGTGATTCACAAGTTCAAGGTATTGATACAAAGAGATATTATTTGGTGAATAACAGTTTCCCAATTTCAACAACTTTTAAAACCACTATACCTGGTTTTGCAAATTTAACtgatattcaaaatttacCAATTTATGTTTCACTTTGGGATATGTATGAAGTGCCACCACAATattcttcaaataatttacaagGTTTAAATCAAACTTATCAAAGTGCTCAAGTACCATTGGATTTAGAACCAATCACTGGTAATGCtctatattataatttaaaacttcaaattaatttagcAATTCCAGAGTTTTCAAATTGGTtttcttcaaattcaacttttaaaaatatgaaaTCAAATGTATTTTatccaatattaaaaattggtcAAACTGCAACTCCTTCACaatcaaatattgatttacTTAATTctcaatttaaattaattaaaattttaggtTTTGTAcctgtaattgttgtttcaATTATTGGTGGTATCATTTTAATTGCTGGTATTTCAATGTTTGcttttggttttaaaaaattaagacaacaaaaacaacaaggTTATCAagcaattattaataatgaataa
- the ypel gene encoding yippee-like protein codes for MGRLFKTYLTGPSIICCLNCKTHLTLHDQLISKQFQGRHGTAFLFGTCSNITVGPSEDRTLTTGMHIVADIYCIDCGETLGWKYEFAKEESQKYKVGKYILEKAKIQKEVNFGTQHQPHSLVALENSIM; via the exons atgggaagATTGTTTAAAACTTATCTCACTGGACCAAGTATAATTTGTTGTTTAAATTGTAAAACTCACTTAACTCTTCACgatcaattaatttcaaag cAATTTCAAGGTAGACATGGTACAgcatttttatttggtaCTTGTTCAAATATAACAGTTGGCCCAAGTGAAGATAGAACATTAACAACTGGAATGCATATTGTTGCCGATATCTATTGTATAGATTGTGGTGAAACTTTAGGTTGGAAATAT gaATTTGCAAAAGAGGAATCTCAAAAATATAAAGTTGGAAAATACATTTTAGAGAAAGCAAAGATTCAAAAAGAAGTTAACTTTGGAACTCAACACCAACCACATTCTTTAGTTGCATTAGAAAACAGTATTatgtaa
- a CDS encoding DNAJ heat shock N-terminal domain-containing protein encodes MSTTTATPTTTTPTPTTTTPTDSLSNYKEDELQNLSVQKLKELITSGGGSYASCFEKSDFVERAKTIRSSMQALAKPSHETVYKERIDFYELLGVPSTATKNEITKAYYKLAKEYHPDKNKNDLYAEEMFKKVSEAYSVLSDEDKRKKYDEYGLDSVNEMDIDPIDLFRMIFGGGLFQNYFGDLSFYEVFTKQANGETPTPEDQIKEQEEAVKKRNERVASLSKYLEIKVEPYVQGNKADFENMVVNEAKEMAAAPGGLDLLSLLGYIYIQEAKQHSLFGFFHEISEKGHKAKEIVSVVSAALKMQKSLQEEGVLDETSATGIPSSKQESMFKEGLKLIWKIGRLDIDSVVREVCERVLGAKGVEKRILKQRVEAVKLLGKIFEKHGKPGSDINELFNQLNSPPQPKP; translated from the exons atgagTACAACCACagcaacaccaacaacaacaacaccaacaccaacaacaacaacaccaacagaTTCACTCTCAAATTATAAAGAGGATGAACTTCAAAATCTATCagttcaaaaattaaaagaattaattaccAGTGGGGGTGGTAGTTATGCAAGTTGCTTTGAAAAAAGTGATTTTGTAGAAAGAGCTAAAACT atacgTTCTTCAATGCAAGCATTAGCAAAACCATCCCATGAAACTGTATATAAAGAAAGAATTGACTTTTATGAATTATTGGGTGTACCATCCACAGCAACAAAGAATGAAATTACAAAAGCATATTATAAATTAGCAAAAGAATATCATCCagataaaaacaaaaatgatttatatgCAGAggaaatgtttaaaaaagttaGTGAAGCATATTCAGTTTTATCTGATGAAGATAAGAGAAAGAA atatgatGAATATGGTTTAGATTCAGTTAATGAAATGGATATTGATCCAATTGATTTGTTTAGAATGATATTTGGTGGTggattatttcaaaattattttggagatttatcattttatgAAGTATTTACAAAACAAGCAAATGGTGAAACACCAACTCCAGAGGATCAAATAAAGGAACAAGAGGAAGCAGTAAAAAAGAGAAACGAGAGAGTAGCGAGTCTATCAAAGTATTTAGAGATAAAAGTGGAACCATATGTTCAAGGCAATAAAGCTGACTTTGAAAATATGGTAGTCAACGAAGCTAAAGAGATGGCTGCAGCACCAGGTGGTTTGGATTTGTTGTCCCTATTGGGTTATATTTACATTCAAGAGGCAAAACAACATTCACTCTTTGGTTTCTTTCATGAGATCTCTGAGAAAGGTCATAAAGCAAAAGAGATTGTTAGTGTGGTTAGTGCCGCTTTGAAAATGCAAAAATCACTTCAAGAGGAAGGTGTATTGGATGAGACTTCCGCCACTGGTATACCATCCTCCAAACAAGAGAGTATGTTTAAAGAAGGcttgaaattaatttggaAAATTGGTAGATTGGATATCGATAGTGTAGTTAGAGAAGTATGTGAACGTGTTTTAGGTGCAAAAGGTGTAGagaaaagaattttaaaacaaagaGTTGAAGCTGTTAAACTTTTAGGTAAAATCTTTGAAAAACATGGAAAACCAGGTAGTGATATAAATGAActttttaatcaattaaattcaccaccacaaccaaaaccataa